In one window of Arthrobacter pascens DNA:
- a CDS encoding MFS transporter, with protein MNTYTTVPSGEQVVQELPWRWKVQGRIFVIGGLGFMFDAWDVTLNGILIPLLSTHWSLTPAEAGWIGTANLIGMALGAFVWGTIADTIGRKKAFTATLLIFSLFTVLGAFSPDFIWFCVFRFLAGFGLGGCIPVDYALVGEFTPRKQRGRVLTAMDGWWPVGAALCGFVSAALVAVFADWRLTMLVMVLPALLVFWIRRSVPESPLFLIRKGRREEAAGVIDGLVAATGAEPRAYSLPDARAVPRLSAGSAWQQLQLVWQFNWKITAAAWSLFFSILLVYYLSLTWMPRILIGAGFAEYKAFVTTASMAAVGLLGVVVAALLVERVGRKWILAVTGPLSALTLVIVAFVVDIPMAAVFWLLVFGFVVQVAIPVLYAYVSELYPTELRGTGFGWASTFSRLGAGFGPLIFASYFWPELGLATSFALAGVLVLVAVLWMAFFSPETKQRRLE; from the coding sequence ATGAATACGTACACCACTGTGCCCAGCGGCGAACAGGTGGTCCAGGAACTGCCTTGGCGTTGGAAAGTCCAAGGCAGGATCTTCGTGATCGGCGGCCTGGGGTTCATGTTCGATGCCTGGGACGTGACGCTCAACGGCATCCTCATCCCGCTGCTTTCCACCCACTGGTCCCTGACCCCTGCCGAAGCCGGCTGGATCGGCACCGCAAATTTGATCGGCATGGCCCTTGGTGCCTTTGTGTGGGGAACCATCGCGGACACGATCGGCCGCAAGAAGGCGTTCACCGCGACGCTGCTGATTTTCTCCCTCTTCACCGTCCTGGGCGCGTTCTCCCCCGACTTCATCTGGTTCTGCGTGTTCCGCTTCCTGGCCGGCTTCGGTTTGGGCGGCTGCATTCCTGTGGACTACGCCCTCGTGGGTGAGTTCACTCCCCGGAAGCAGCGGGGAAGGGTCCTCACGGCTATGGACGGCTGGTGGCCAGTGGGTGCCGCGCTCTGCGGCTTTGTCTCCGCTGCGCTCGTGGCGGTGTTCGCCGACTGGCGGCTGACCATGCTGGTGATGGTGCTGCCCGCGCTCTTGGTGTTCTGGATCCGCCGCAGCGTGCCCGAATCCCCGCTGTTCCTTATCCGGAAGGGCCGCCGTGAGGAAGCTGCAGGGGTGATCGATGGCCTGGTGGCAGCCACGGGGGCGGAGCCGCGGGCATACAGCCTCCCCGACGCCCGGGCCGTTCCGCGGCTGTCGGCGGGGAGCGCGTGGCAGCAGCTGCAGCTGGTGTGGCAGTTCAACTGGAAGATCACGGCCGCGGCCTGGTCCCTGTTCTTCAGCATCCTGCTCGTCTACTACCTGTCGCTGACCTGGATGCCGAGGATCCTTATCGGTGCCGGGTTCGCCGAATACAAGGCTTTCGTGACCACCGCGTCGATGGCCGCCGTCGGCCTGCTGGGAGTGGTCGTCGCGGCGCTGCTGGTGGAGCGGGTGGGCCGTAAATGGATTCTGGCGGTCACCGGTCCGTTGTCCGCGCTGACGCTGGTGATCGTGGCTTTTGTGGTGGACATACCCATGGCCGCAGTGTTCTGGCTGCTGGTGTTCGGTTTCGTGGTGCAGGTAGCCATTCCCGTGCTCTACGCCTATGTTTCCGAGCTTTATCCCACCGAGCTGCGCGGCACCGGTTTCGGCTGGGCCTCGACGTTCTCGCGGTTGGGAGCCGGGTTCGGTCCGCTCATCTTCGCCAGCTACTTCTGGCCGGAGCTCGGCCTGGCCACTTCGTTTGCCCTCGCCGGCGTGCTGGTCCTGGTGGCCGTGCTTTGGATGGCGTTCTTCTCCCCCGAAACCAAGCAGCGCCGCCTCGAGTAG
- a CDS encoding GlsB/YeaQ/YmgE family stress response membrane protein, with protein sequence MGILGFLILGLIAGAIAKAILPGRQGGGWLITLVLGVVGAILGGWIGSLIFGGGLAEFFDLRTWLLAILGSIIVLLIYGAVANRSSRV encoded by the coding sequence ATGGGAATTCTTGGATTTCTCATTTTGGGCCTGATAGCTGGAGCTATTGCGAAGGCCATCCTGCCCGGCAGGCAAGGAGGGGGCTGGCTGATCACCCTCGTCCTGGGCGTCGTGGGCGCCATTCTGGGCGGCTGGATCGGTTCCCTGATTTTCGGCGGCGGATTGGCCGAATTCTTCGACCTCCGGACCTGGCTGTTGGCCATTCTGGGCTCGATTATCGTCCTGCTGATCTACGGTGCGGTAGCCAACCGCAGCAGCCGCGTATGA
- a CDS encoding UDP-glucose dehydrogenase family protein, with product MKISVIGCGYLGAVHAATLASMGHTVVGIDVDAGKVDRLARGLPPFFEPGLDELLRDGRTTGRLTFSTEFADAADAQVHFLCVGTPQSKTSDGADLSFLVSAAEALLPHLARGAAVVGKSTVPVGTVDMLRGILAGRPDVPLAWNPEFLRQGTAVKDSLVPDRLVYGVEGGKAAAFNPATGAPRAVTAALDAVYEPLLNAGIPRLVCNFATAELIKSAANAFLATKVSFINAVSELCDASGADVTELSEAMGMDPRIGSRYLHAGLGFGGGCLPKDIRSFRSQASALGVGSVDDWMGVVDSINLHQRSRTVDLAAELCGGLAGRSVTVLGASFKPETDDTRDSPALDVAARLAAAGAHVTVTDPKAVNHAWMRYPQLRFEASTERALEGAELVLLLTEWDEYRRLSPSAVGGLVRRRVVLDARNVLDPAAWEAEGWTVRGPGRAGSTVRLAEIPHF from the coding sequence GTGAAAATCTCCGTGATCGGCTGCGGGTACCTGGGCGCGGTGCACGCCGCCACCCTCGCCTCCATGGGTCACACCGTGGTGGGGATCGACGTGGACGCCGGCAAGGTGGACCGTCTGGCCCGGGGCCTGCCGCCGTTCTTTGAACCGGGGCTGGACGAGCTCCTCCGGGACGGCCGCACCACCGGTCGGCTCACGTTCTCCACCGAATTCGCGGATGCCGCGGACGCGCAGGTACATTTCCTGTGCGTGGGGACGCCGCAGTCAAAGACGTCCGACGGCGCCGACCTCAGCTTCCTGGTGTCCGCTGCGGAGGCGCTGCTCCCGCACCTTGCGAGGGGGGCCGCCGTCGTCGGTAAATCTACGGTGCCCGTGGGCACTGTGGACATGCTCCGCGGAATCCTCGCCGGCCGTCCTGACGTGCCGCTGGCCTGGAATCCCGAGTTCCTCCGGCAGGGCACGGCAGTGAAGGATTCGTTGGTTCCGGACCGGCTTGTCTACGGCGTCGAAGGCGGGAAGGCCGCGGCGTTCAATCCAGCGACGGGTGCGCCCAGGGCAGTCACCGCTGCGCTGGACGCCGTGTATGAACCGCTGCTGAACGCCGGAATTCCCCGGCTCGTGTGCAACTTCGCCACCGCGGAACTTATCAAATCAGCCGCCAACGCGTTCCTGGCCACCAAGGTCAGCTTCATCAACGCCGTCTCGGAACTCTGTGACGCCTCAGGCGCGGATGTCACGGAGCTCAGCGAGGCAATGGGGATGGATCCGCGGATCGGCAGCCGTTACCTGCATGCCGGGCTGGGATTTGGCGGAGGCTGCCTGCCCAAGGACATCCGCAGCTTCCGGTCGCAGGCATCTGCCCTGGGAGTGGGCTCCGTCGATGACTGGATGGGTGTGGTGGACTCCATCAACCTGCACCAGCGGTCCCGCACGGTGGATTTGGCTGCTGAGCTGTGTGGCGGCCTGGCCGGGCGCTCGGTTACTGTCCTAGGCGCCTCCTTCAAGCCGGAGACGGACGATACCCGCGACTCCCCTGCACTGGATGTCGCAGCCCGGCTCGCGGCCGCGGGCGCGCATGTGACGGTCACGGACCCGAAAGCCGTGAACCACGCGTGGATGCGCTATCCGCAACTCCGCTTTGAGGCATCCACAGAGCGGGCCCTGGAGGGTGCCGAACTGGTGCTGCTGCTCACTGAATGGGATGAGTACCGGCGGCTGTCCCCTTCAGCGGTTGGCGGGCTGGTGCGCCGGCGGGTGGTCCTCGATGCCCGAAACGTCCTTGATCCGGCCGCCTGGGAGGCGGAAGGCTGGACTGTCCGCGGACCGGGACGGGCCGGAAGCACCGTGAGGCTGGCGGAGATTCCTCACTTCTGA
- the purH gene encoding bifunctional phosphoribosylaminoimidazolecarboxamide formyltransferase/IMP cyclohydrolase, translating into MSFTQLDRVPIRRALISVYDKTGLEELAKGLHEAGVKIVSTGSTAKKIAEAGIPVQEVEEVTGSPEMLDGRVKTLHPRVHGGILADRRVHAHMETLASMDIETFDLVVVNLYPFVETVKSGAAQDDVVEQIDIGGPAMVRSAAKNHAAVAIVVDPAFYGEVVTAAAEGGFDLKTRRRLAAKAFAHTATYDNAVATWTASQFLDEDGDGVIDWPAYAGLALERSEVLRYGENPHQQAALYVDKAAPAGIAQADQLHGKAMSYNNFVDADAALRAAYDFSSPAVAVVKHANPCGIAVGSADAADPIADAHAKAHACDPVSAYGGVIAANSTVTAGMARTVANIFTEVVIAPGFEPEAVEILSKKKNIRLLALPEGYGRYPAEIRQVSGGVLVQTTDKVDADGDNPANWTLAAGEAADESTLADLAFAWTACRAAKSNAILLASQGAAVGIGMGQVNRLDSCRLAVERANTLGVTVTSDVDAAGGASGASNTGTEVPERARGAVAASDAFFPFADGLQILIDAGVRAVVQPGGSVRDEEVIAAANAAGVTMYFTGSRHFFH; encoded by the coding sequence GTGAGCTTCACGCAGCTTGACCGTGTTCCCATCCGCCGGGCCTTGATCTCGGTTTACGACAAGACCGGCCTGGAGGAGCTCGCCAAGGGGCTGCACGAAGCCGGAGTCAAGATCGTTTCCACCGGCTCCACCGCCAAGAAGATCGCCGAGGCCGGCATCCCCGTCCAGGAAGTCGAGGAAGTCACAGGCTCCCCGGAAATGCTGGACGGCCGCGTCAAGACCCTCCACCCCCGGGTGCACGGCGGCATCCTGGCTGACCGCCGCGTCCACGCGCACATGGAAACCCTCGCCAGCATGGACATCGAAACCTTTGACCTGGTGGTGGTGAACCTTTACCCGTTCGTTGAGACCGTGAAGTCCGGCGCAGCGCAGGACGACGTCGTCGAGCAGATCGACATCGGAGGGCCCGCCATGGTGCGTTCGGCAGCCAAGAACCACGCCGCCGTCGCCATAGTCGTTGACCCTGCCTTCTATGGCGAGGTGGTCACCGCGGCAGCCGAAGGCGGCTTTGACCTGAAGACACGACGCCGGCTGGCCGCCAAGGCGTTCGCCCACACCGCCACCTATGACAACGCCGTGGCCACGTGGACCGCCAGCCAGTTCCTCGATGAAGACGGCGACGGCGTGATCGACTGGCCCGCCTACGCCGGCCTGGCGCTGGAACGCTCGGAGGTTCTCCGCTACGGCGAAAACCCGCACCAGCAGGCAGCGCTCTATGTGGATAAGGCTGCTCCCGCAGGCATCGCCCAGGCGGACCAGCTGCATGGAAAAGCCATGAGCTACAACAACTTCGTTGACGCCGACGCCGCCCTTCGCGCCGCCTACGACTTCTCCAGCCCTGCCGTTGCCGTCGTCAAGCACGCCAACCCGTGCGGTATCGCCGTCGGTTCAGCCGATGCCGCGGACCCCATCGCCGACGCCCACGCCAAGGCCCACGCCTGCGACCCCGTCTCCGCCTACGGCGGCGTCATCGCCGCCAACAGCACGGTGACTGCCGGGATGGCCCGGACCGTGGCGAACATCTTCACGGAGGTGGTCATCGCCCCCGGATTCGAGCCCGAGGCCGTGGAGATCCTGTCCAAGAAGAAGAACATCCGGCTGCTGGCCCTGCCCGAGGGCTACGGCCGCTACCCGGCTGAGATTCGGCAGGTCTCCGGCGGCGTGCTGGTCCAAACAACGGACAAGGTGGACGCCGACGGCGACAACCCCGCCAACTGGACCCTTGCAGCGGGTGAAGCCGCTGATGAAAGCACGCTGGCTGACCTCGCGTTTGCCTGGACCGCCTGCCGTGCCGCCAAATCCAACGCCATCCTGCTGGCCTCCCAAGGCGCGGCAGTAGGCATCGGCATGGGACAGGTGAACCGGCTCGATTCCTGCCGCCTGGCTGTGGAGCGGGCCAACACGCTTGGCGTCACGGTGACATCCGATGTCGATGCGGCCGGCGGCGCATCTGGTGCCTCAAACACCGGAACCGAGGTTCCGGAGCGTGCCCGCGGTGCAGTGGCAGCCTCCGATGCGTTCTTCCCGTTCGCTGACGGCCTGCAGATCCTGATCGATGCTGGAGTCCGCGCGGTGGTCCAACCCGGCGGCTCAGTCAGGGACGAGGAAGTGATCGCCGCAGCCAACGCCGCGGGCGTCACCATGTACTTCACGGGCTCCCGCCACTTCTTCCACTAA
- a CDS encoding glycosyltransferase family 4 protein — MRIAIVAESFLPLMNGVTHSILRVLEHLQDRGDEVLVIAPSTQAAEPAAGPELVHGALVHRLPSVPLAGYTNVRVAMGGVYRVKRILADYAPDVVHLASPFVLGWRAVQAAHQLGIPTIAIYQTEVPSYTARYGVPFLENWAWNRVENIHLLATRTLVPSTFALNQLRGRGIPRVAMWRRGVDTARFSPEKRDAGWRASVVPGGERIIGYVGRLAVEKQVEDLAVLADVPHARLVIVGDGPRRAALEEALPGAVFTGFLGGEDLARAVASFDLFVHPGEFETFCQTIQEAMASGVPVVATGRGGPLDLVENSRTGWLYEPGDLAGLRAQVMDLMGDDAKRRAFAAAAHASVQHRTWPALSAELVGHYREVISASPLAGLHGSRRGAAL; from the coding sequence GTGAGGATCGCAATTGTGGCCGAATCATTCCTGCCCCTGATGAACGGGGTAACGCACTCCATCCTGCGGGTGCTGGAGCATCTTCAGGACCGCGGCGACGAGGTGCTGGTGATTGCCCCGTCGACGCAGGCAGCAGAGCCGGCCGCAGGTCCTGAGCTGGTCCACGGTGCGCTGGTGCACCGGCTTCCCTCGGTACCGCTGGCCGGCTACACCAACGTACGTGTGGCGATGGGCGGTGTGTACCGGGTCAAGCGAATCCTTGCCGATTACGCGCCGGACGTCGTCCACCTTGCCTCGCCTTTCGTGCTCGGCTGGCGCGCTGTGCAGGCAGCACACCAGCTGGGGATCCCCACCATCGCCATCTATCAGACCGAGGTCCCCAGCTACACCGCCCGTTACGGCGTGCCGTTCCTGGAGAACTGGGCGTGGAACCGCGTGGAGAACATCCATCTGCTGGCCACCCGGACCCTGGTGCCGTCCACATTCGCGCTGAATCAGTTGCGCGGCCGGGGCATTCCCCGGGTTGCCATGTGGCGGCGGGGTGTGGACACGGCGCGGTTTTCGCCGGAAAAGCGCGACGCCGGGTGGCGGGCCTCCGTGGTGCCGGGCGGTGAGCGGATCATTGGCTATGTGGGCAGGCTCGCCGTCGAGAAGCAGGTCGAGGATCTGGCAGTCCTCGCCGATGTCCCTCATGCCAGGCTGGTGATAGTAGGTGACGGTCCGCGGCGTGCTGCCCTGGAGGAAGCCTTGCCGGGGGCGGTGTTCACGGGTTTCCTCGGAGGTGAGGACCTGGCACGCGCCGTTGCGTCGTTCGATCTCTTTGTCCATCCGGGTGAGTTCGAGACATTCTGCCAGACCATCCAGGAGGCCATGGCATCGGGAGTGCCGGTGGTGGCCACGGGACGCGGCGGGCCGCTGGACCTGGTGGAGAACTCGCGCACCGGCTGGCTCTACGAACCCGGGGATCTCGCCGGGCTCCGCGCGCAGGTCATGGACCTGATGGGGGACGATGCCAAGCGCCGCGCGTTTGCAGCAGCAGCCCACGCCTCGGTCCAGCACCGGACCTGGCCGGCGCTGAGCGCAGAACTTGTGGGGCACTACCGCGAAGTCATCTCAGCATCCCCGCTGGCGGGGTTGCACGGTTCCAGGCGAGGTGCAGCGCTGTGA
- the purN gene encoding phosphoribosylglycinamide formyltransferase yields the protein MRIVVLVSGTGSNLQAVIDAVKEGELDVEIAAVGSDRHGTYGLERSDAAGIPTFVVDFKAYAHRAEWNAALTTAVAAFEPDVVVSSGFMRIVSPDFINAFNGKYINTHPALLPAFPGAHGVRDAMAYGVKVTGCTVHWADAGVDTGPIIAQEAVTIEDSDTEETLHERIKAVERRLLVSTLASLAAASAPPPN from the coding sequence ATGCGCATCGTAGTCCTCGTTTCCGGTACCGGCTCCAACCTCCAGGCGGTCATCGACGCCGTGAAGGAAGGCGAGCTGGATGTGGAGATCGCGGCTGTGGGATCGGACAGGCACGGGACCTATGGGCTGGAGCGGTCCGACGCTGCGGGAATCCCAACCTTTGTCGTGGACTTCAAGGCCTACGCACACCGGGCTGAATGGAATGCTGCCCTGACGACGGCCGTGGCGGCATTTGAACCCGATGTTGTGGTGTCATCCGGTTTTATGCGGATCGTGAGCCCCGACTTCATCAACGCCTTCAACGGCAAATACATCAACACCCACCCCGCGCTGCTCCCCGCCTTTCCCGGGGCGCACGGGGTGCGTGACGCCATGGCATACGGGGTGAAGGTCACGGGGTGCACGGTGCACTGGGCAGATGCCGGGGTGGATACCGGTCCTATCATCGCCCAGGAAGCCGTGACTATCGAGGATTCGGATACCGAGGAGACCCTGCACGAGCGCATCAAGGCGGTGGAGCGGCGGCTCCTGGTGTCGACCCTGGCCTCCCTCGCCGCAGCCTCCGCTCCTCCTCCCAACTAA
- a CDS encoding DUF4383 domain-containing protein — protein sequence MTTASPHAHGVHFGRADVQNAGMGVGIVLMVVGVLGFIPGITTRYSELMFLGPDSHAMFLGLFQVSMLLNIVQLAIGATGWAMSRTERGARNYLLGAGALYIILSIFGLSVGVDSAANFLSLNMTDNWTHLVLGVLMIAAGWLFSRNMTGERK from the coding sequence ATGACTACCGCATCCCCACACGCACATGGCGTTCATTTTGGACGTGCAGACGTCCAGAACGCCGGCATGGGTGTGGGAATTGTGTTGATGGTGGTGGGTGTCCTGGGCTTTATCCCCGGCATCACCACCCGCTACAGCGAATTGATGTTCCTTGGGCCTGATTCGCACGCGATGTTCCTTGGCCTGTTCCAGGTATCCATGCTGCTCAACATTGTGCAGCTGGCAATCGGGGCAACCGGCTGGGCAATGTCACGTACCGAACGTGGCGCACGAAACTACCTTTTGGGTGCCGGCGCGCTGTACATCATCCTCAGCATTTTTGGGCTAAGTGTCGGAGTTGATTCGGCGGCCAATTTCCTGTCGCTGAACATGACGGACAACTGGACCCACCTGGTGCTGGGTGTACTGATGATTGCTGCTGGCTGGCTGTTCTCACGGAACATGACCGGCGAGAGGAAATAA
- a CDS encoding flotillin family protein produces MPDFSALFPLIAVIIGAIAVIAFIWVAVRLTWKVAEPNEALIISGLTRGSLETREGMDFKIVTGKGALVFPGLQTVRTLSLTLNETELKVSCVTSQGIQVVVEGVVIYKIGDAPPFIANAARRFLGQQPKMESQVYNVFEGHLRSIIGSMTMEEIIRERDKLASQVRGASGVEMEKLGLVVDSLQIKDLQDPTGYIQNIAKPHIAQVKMEARIAEATRNREAAEKEAEAAALIADAQSVSAIRQSVAQANAERAKANAAQAGPLADATARQQVVVQETEVAKLEADREEQKLQTTVRKPADAKAYAKRTEAEGQKAADISAAEALARRTELEAQVNARRTELQAQANATAAAAAAGATKVTGEAEAAATRARGDAAASAIKAKALAEAEGIKARAEALGTNQDAVISQQLAENMPAIIAAAAEPFSHVGQMTVLNGGDGVNRMLGGILAQAGDYLPTLASALKNGREAKRPPKAPET; encoded by the coding sequence ATGCCGGACTTCTCAGCTCTCTTCCCGCTTATTGCCGTCATCATCGGGGCAATCGCAGTTATTGCCTTTATTTGGGTTGCTGTCAGGCTGACGTGGAAAGTGGCTGAACCGAATGAGGCCCTCATCATTTCCGGGCTGACGCGCGGATCCCTCGAAACAAGGGAGGGAATGGACTTCAAGATCGTCACGGGCAAGGGTGCCCTGGTTTTTCCGGGCCTCCAGACGGTCCGGACGTTGTCGCTCACACTAAACGAAACCGAGCTCAAAGTGTCGTGCGTGACATCCCAGGGCATACAGGTGGTCGTGGAAGGCGTGGTGATATACAAAATCGGTGACGCGCCGCCCTTCATTGCCAATGCGGCCAGGCGTTTCCTCGGTCAACAGCCCAAAATGGAAAGCCAGGTGTACAACGTCTTCGAGGGGCATCTGAGGTCCATCATCGGCAGCATGACCATGGAAGAAATCATCCGTGAGCGGGACAAGCTTGCATCACAGGTCCGTGGCGCCAGCGGCGTGGAAATGGAGAAGCTGGGCCTCGTCGTGGATTCGCTCCAGATCAAGGACCTGCAGGATCCTACGGGGTACATCCAGAACATCGCCAAGCCGCACATCGCCCAGGTGAAAATGGAAGCCCGGATTGCCGAGGCCACCAGGAACCGCGAGGCAGCGGAGAAGGAAGCGGAGGCCGCAGCACTTATTGCCGACGCCCAGAGTGTCTCCGCCATCAGGCAGTCCGTGGCGCAGGCGAACGCCGAAAGGGCTAAGGCCAACGCCGCCCAGGCCGGCCCGCTCGCCGACGCTACAGCGCGCCAGCAGGTAGTAGTGCAGGAAACGGAAGTAGCCAAGCTCGAGGCTGACCGCGAGGAGCAGAAACTCCAGACCACCGTGCGGAAGCCGGCCGATGCCAAGGCCTACGCCAAGCGCACCGAGGCTGAAGGCCAGAAGGCCGCAGACATCAGCGCCGCCGAGGCATTGGCCCGCCGCACAGAACTTGAAGCCCAGGTCAACGCGCGGCGGACAGAGCTCCAGGCCCAGGCGAACGCTACCGCTGCTGCGGCAGCCGCCGGCGCCACGAAAGTCACGGGCGAGGCGGAAGCCGCGGCCACCAGGGCCCGCGGTGACGCCGCAGCGTCTGCCATTAAGGCCAAGGCCCTGGCCGAGGCCGAGGGCATCAAGGCGCGCGCCGAAGCCCTCGGAACCAACCAGGACGCCGTCATCTCGCAGCAGCTGGCCGAAAACATGCCGGCCATCATCGCTGCGGCGGCCGAGCCGTTCTCCCATGTCGGCCAGATGACCGTGCTGAACGGCGGCGACGGCGTCAACCGGATGCTCGGCGGGATCCTGGCCCAGGCGGGCGACTATCTCCCGACCCTCGCCTCCGCCCTGAAAAACGGCCGGGAAGCGAAGCGGCCGCCGAAGGCTCCCGAGACCTAG
- a CDS encoding PRC and DUF2382 domain-containing protein, which translates to MLTREDIESLLNNGGDVVGLDGEKIGSIGQLYADDDTGEPTWITVKTGLFGASQSFIPVEGARIEGSDLVVPYTKDHVKDAPRVEVDGHLEPEEEDRLYAHYEREGNRTYSEARTDAGYQEEAGYREETGARAGAVGRDVSGPTTDDAMTRSEERLNVGTERQATGRARLRKYVTTENVQQTVPVQREEVRLEREPITDQNRGQAMDGPDLSDEEHEVVLHEERPVIDKETVPVERVRLDKETVTDDVTVDEEVRKERIETDGIDDTRR; encoded by the coding sequence ATGCTCACGAGGGAAGACATCGAAAGCCTGCTCAACAATGGTGGAGACGTCGTCGGATTGGACGGCGAGAAGATTGGTTCCATCGGCCAGCTCTACGCTGATGACGATACGGGCGAGCCCACGTGGATCACCGTTAAAACTGGACTGTTCGGAGCCTCTCAGTCGTTCATTCCGGTCGAGGGGGCCCGGATTGAAGGCAGTGATCTGGTGGTCCCATACACCAAGGACCACGTGAAGGACGCACCACGGGTCGAAGTTGACGGACACCTGGAACCGGAGGAAGAGGACCGCCTGTATGCCCACTATGAACGGGAAGGAAACAGGACGTACTCGGAGGCACGTACCGACGCCGGCTACCAGGAGGAAGCCGGCTACCGCGAGGAAACGGGCGCACGCGCCGGAGCAGTAGGGCGGGATGTGTCCGGCCCTACCACCGACGACGCCATGACCCGCTCAGAGGAACGCCTGAATGTGGGCACTGAGCGGCAGGCCACCGGACGCGCCCGGTTGCGCAAGTACGTCACCACGGAAAACGTCCAGCAGACAGTGCCGGTGCAGCGGGAGGAAGTCCGTCTGGAGCGCGAGCCAATCACCGACCAGAACCGCGGCCAGGCTATGGACGGACCGGATCTCAGCGACGAGGAGCACGAGGTGGTCCTGCACGAGGAGAGGCCGGTGATTGACAAGGAAACGGTGCCGGTAGAGCGGGTCCGCCTGGACAAGGAGACCGTCACGGACGACGTTACTGTCGATGAGGAAGTCCGCAAGGAACGCATCGAAACGGACGGCATCGACGATACACGCCGCTAG
- a CDS encoding cell division protein PerM, with product MKLRADQTGDRGLPMPLWLQGALETAQAAIISALVVVVPIAAVWATSGFQNSAFDVLARLAGQSWLLIHGVPLQLAALGSGAAGSAGSGMLTLTPLGLTLIPFLLAWRAGRRLARASYTDQLWQALLGSWLVYAAFGAATGFICRSADVVINLWYALLIPLIPFALGMVTGARREAGSWSRLIGVDAVAWISRTSQHSRWAGSYFASAAKAGFVAMASALALACLLLAVDFFIHWNLVIAVYEALDAGPVGGAALTIAQLGFLPNLAVFALAWVSGSGFHLGVGSQAGPLGTAIGPLPSVPVFAAIPSGSLDYGFAALVVPALAGVLAGWWFLREGENHFDEWLAIKVHARWFTAPVSTLVLGVLVGLVAGVLAAALAWLAGGSGGLGRLKDIGPDPLWTAVWLAAEVGIGVVIGYAAGPWLERQPQVEEEVELAR from the coding sequence ATGAAACTGCGCGCTGATCAGACCGGAGACCGTGGCCTTCCCATGCCCTTGTGGCTGCAGGGGGCGCTGGAAACGGCACAGGCAGCCATCATTTCCGCACTGGTGGTGGTGGTTCCGATCGCGGCCGTATGGGCGACTTCCGGCTTCCAGAATTCCGCCTTCGACGTCCTGGCGCGCCTCGCAGGCCAGTCATGGCTTCTGATCCACGGAGTGCCCCTGCAGTTGGCCGCGCTCGGATCCGGTGCGGCGGGCAGTGCCGGGTCGGGAATGCTGACCCTGACTCCGCTGGGGCTGACACTAATCCCCTTCCTGCTCGCCTGGCGGGCGGGGAGGCGGCTTGCCCGTGCGTCCTACACGGACCAGTTATGGCAGGCGCTGCTCGGGTCGTGGCTCGTCTACGCCGCCTTCGGCGCGGCCACCGGCTTCATATGCCGCAGCGCCGACGTCGTGATCAACCTCTGGTACGCGTTGCTGATACCGCTGATCCCGTTTGCCCTCGGCATGGTGACCGGTGCCCGGCGCGAGGCAGGCTCCTGGAGCCGGCTCATCGGCGTGGACGCGGTGGCCTGGATCTCCCGCACTAGCCAGCATTCCCGCTGGGCCGGATCGTACTTCGCCTCGGCCGCGAAGGCCGGCTTTGTGGCCATGGCGTCCGCGTTGGCGCTGGCCTGCCTGCTGCTGGCGGTGGACTTCTTCATCCACTGGAACCTGGTGATCGCCGTCTATGAAGCGCTCGACGCCGGCCCCGTGGGAGGTGCCGCCCTCACCATTGCGCAACTGGGCTTCCTCCCCAACCTCGCCGTGTTTGCCCTGGCCTGGGTCTCCGGTTCCGGCTTCCATCTGGGTGTGGGTTCGCAGGCGGGTCCGCTGGGCACGGCTATCGGTCCGCTGCCGTCTGTCCCCGTCTTTGCGGCCATTCCGTCAGGTTCGCTGGACTACGGTTTTGCGGCGCTGGTTGTTCCTGCCCTTGCCGGCGTGCTGGCCGGGTGGTGGTTCCTGCGCGAAGGCGAAAACCATTTCGATGAATGGCTCGCCATCAAGGTCCATGCCCGTTGGTTTACTGCCCCGGTTTCCACCCTTGTGCTCGGTGTGCTGGTGGGCCTGGTGGCCGGCGTACTGGCTGCTGCCCTGGCGTGGCTCGCCGGCGGCTCGGGGGGACTTGGCCGCCTCAAGGACATTGGGCCGGACCCGCTGTGGACGGCCGTCTGGCTGGCCGCTGAAGTGGGCATCGGCGTCGTGATCGGCTACGCGGCGGGACCGTGGCTGGAACGCCAGCCGCAGGTGGAAGAGGAAGTGGAACTGGCGCGCTAG